The Fructilactobacillus myrtifloralis genome contains a region encoding:
- a CDS encoding glycosyltransferase family 4 protein, translated as MKIGLFTDTYFPQVSGVATSIKTLRDELERRGHQVYIFTTTDPNANEDQEAGIYRFSSIPFISFTERRIAVRGLFQATQIAKKLGIDLVHTQTEFSMGMIGKFVARNLNIPCLHTYHTMYEDYLHYVANGRLLKPIHVKEGTLAFCHHLDGIVAPSKRVLDKLTDYGVKSPIRIIPTGVDLQHYEAAATGDVRAELGLTADQPVLLSLSRLAYEKDVDTLIDQMPTILEAVSNAHLVIVGDGPAADDLHAEVARLGLQDHVTFTGEINNQNVNAYYKMADLFVSTSNSESQGLTYIEAMAADTKVVVASSPYTDDLINDPSLGKTFTTLAEFSADVIDYLQHPAAFPDKPELRQQKLHDISAAYFVDQVSAFYQDAVSRYVGTENKE; from the coding sequence TTGAAGATCGGCTTATTTACAGATACATATTTCCCGCAAGTAAGTGGGGTAGCAACTTCCATTAAAACGCTGCGGGATGAATTGGAACGGCGTGGGCATCAGGTCTATATTTTCACGACTACGGATCCAAACGCAAACGAGGACCAAGAAGCAGGCATTTACCGGTTTTCCAGTATTCCCTTTATTTCGTTTACAGAACGGCGCATTGCGGTTCGCGGGTTGTTTCAGGCCACGCAGATTGCCAAGAAGTTAGGGATTGACTTGGTGCACACCCAAACTGAATTTTCGATGGGAATGATTGGGAAGTTTGTGGCCCGGAATCTGAACATTCCGTGTTTGCACACGTACCACACAATGTATGAGGATTACCTGCATTACGTGGCGAACGGCCGGTTGTTAAAACCGATTCATGTAAAGGAAGGAACGCTAGCGTTTTGTCATCACTTGGACGGCATCGTGGCTCCCAGTAAACGGGTGCTCGATAAGTTAACCGACTACGGGGTCAAAAGCCCCATTCGGATTATTCCGACGGGAGTTGACTTACAACACTACGAGGCAGCTGCAACTGGAGACGTCCGGGCTGAGTTGGGCTTAACTGCTGACCAACCCGTGCTGTTATCCTTGAGTCGGTTAGCCTACGAAAAGGACGTTGACACCCTAATTGACCAGATGCCGACGATTTTAGAGGCCGTTTCTAACGCGCACTTGGTGATTGTGGGGGACGGACCCGCGGCGGATGATTTACATGCCGAAGTGGCTCGGTTAGGGCTGCAAGACCACGTGACCTTCACGGGCGAAATTAATAACCAGAATGTAAATGCGTACTATAAAATGGCCGATTTGTTTGTTTCCACCTCGAACTCAGAATCACAGGGGTTGACGTACATTGAAGCTATGGCAGCTGATACCAAGGTGGTTGTAGCGTCCAGCCCGTATACGGATGATTTAATCAATGACCCTTCCTTGGGCAAAACCTTTACAACGTTGGCGGAATTTAGTGCCGACGTGATTGATTACCTACAACACCCCGCTGCCTTTCCTGACAAACCAGAATTGCGCCAGCAAAAGCTGCATGACATCTCGGCCGCTTACTTTGTTGATCAGGTGAGCGCTTTTTACCAGGATGCTGTTTCCCGCTACGTGGGGACAGAAAATAAGGAGTGA
- a CDS encoding MBL fold metallo-hydrolase, protein MKLTVLGYYGGYPFDHTATSGYLLQAGEFNLLLDCGSGVLLALEDVLNPLKLDAVLLSHYHADHVADVGVLQYDWQLHSERYHTDLLPIYGHSLEQTAFAALDWPGATEKHAFQPDQKNEIGPFELTFLRTEHPVPAFAVRIKERDTGKVLVYTADSKDFPALGDFARDADLLIADTNFFADHTGTMWHMTTTQVGKLALNAQVHNLLISHLPQSIDRDRLQRETMAASHNQIPVHLPETGLVINI, encoded by the coding sequence ATGAAATTAACGGTTTTAGGTTATTATGGTGGCTATCCATTTGACCACACGGCAACGAGTGGGTACTTGTTACAAGCAGGGGAGTTTAACCTGTTGTTGGATTGTGGAAGTGGGGTCTTACTGGCGTTAGAAGACGTCTTAAACCCGTTAAAACTTGATGCGGTACTACTATCCCATTACCATGCCGATCACGTTGCTGACGTGGGGGTTTTACAATATGACTGGCAGCTTCACTCTGAACGGTATCATACTGATCTGCTCCCAATTTATGGTCATTCGTTAGAACAGACGGCCTTTGCCGCCCTTGATTGGCCTGGGGCCACCGAAAAGCATGCCTTTCAGCCGGATCAAAAGAATGAGATTGGACCATTTGAGCTCACGTTTTTACGAACCGAACATCCAGTGCCGGCCTTTGCGGTTCGAATCAAAGAACGTGACACGGGAAAAGTTTTGGTTTATACTGCTGATTCAAAGGATTTTCCAGCCCTCGGGGACTTTGCTCGGGATGCCGATTTATTAATTGCTGACACCAATTTTTTTGCCGATCACACGGGCACTATGTGGCATATGACCACCACCCAAGTTGGAAAATTAGCCCTAAATGCGCAGGTTCATAATCTGTTGATTAGTCATTTACCCCAATCAATAGATCGGGACCGCTTGCAACGGGAGACCATGGCAGCCAGTCACAATCAAATTCCGGTACACCTACCAGAAACTGGTCTAGTCATTAATATTTAA
- a CDS encoding glycosyltransferase family 4 protein: MLKIDMFSTATKVKGQGVGSAYTELIRLLKTHFPNEFAIEINRYNRADISHYHTINPTFYLSTFSRKRGRKIGYVHFLPETLEESLKLPVGLKQLFYRYVIAFYRRMDQIVVVNPTFIPELENYGIPKDRITYIPNFVSKDEFHPVPTAEKHRLRTQYGYSERFTVVCTGQVQTRKGVLDFAKLAQANPDYQFIWVGGFSFGSMTAGYSELKQLVENPPANLSFPGIVEREHLVDYYNLADVFLLPSYNELFPMSVLEAFSCGLPVILRDLPLYQQIIAGYYAPAQTVAQMNDWVHRLATDPTEWEQYHQKALAASDHYSEDHLAHIWHDFYLQQAQIENAKGKSHVEK, translated from the coding sequence ATGCTGAAAATTGATATGTTTTCAACGGCGACAAAGGTTAAAGGTCAGGGAGTGGGGAGCGCGTATACCGAACTAATTCGGTTGTTGAAGACCCATTTTCCCAATGAATTTGCAATTGAGATTAATCGCTATAACCGGGCGGACATCAGTCATTACCATACAATTAATCCGACCTTTTATTTGTCGACCTTTAGCCGTAAACGGGGCCGCAAGATTGGCTATGTGCACTTTCTGCCGGAAACTTTAGAAGAAAGTTTGAAGCTACCGGTCGGACTAAAACAGTTGTTTTACCGGTATGTAATTGCGTTTTACCGGCGCATGGACCAAATTGTCGTGGTCAATCCAACCTTTATTCCAGAGCTCGAAAATTACGGAATTCCCAAAGACCGGATTACCTACATTCCGAACTTTGTAAGTAAGGATGAGTTTCACCCGGTTCCAACGGCGGAAAAGCACCGCTTACGGACACAATACGGCTATTCGGAACGGTTCACGGTAGTTTGTACGGGACAAGTGCAGACCCGCAAGGGCGTTTTAGACTTTGCTAAACTAGCGCAAGCTAATCCGGACTACCAGTTTATCTGGGTCGGAGGCTTTTCGTTTGGGAGTATGACCGCTGGGTACAGTGAACTGAAACAGCTGGTGGAAAATCCGCCCGCTAATTTGAGCTTCCCGGGGATTGTGGAACGGGAGCACCTGGTGGACTACTATAATTTGGCGGATGTGTTCTTGTTACCGTCATATAACGAGCTATTTCCAATGTCAGTTTTGGAGGCCTTTTCGTGTGGGTTGCCAGTTATTTTGCGTGATTTACCCCTGTATCAACAAATTATTGCGGGATATTATGCCCCCGCTCAGACCGTAGCGCAGATGAACGACTGGGTGCACCGGTTGGCCACGGACCCAACGGAGTGGGAGCAATATCATCAAAAAGCATTGGCGGCGTCTGACCATTATTCAGAAGACCACCTAGCGCACATTTGGCATGATTTTTATCTGCAGCAGGCGCAGATTGAGAATGCGAAAGGAAAATCCCATGTCGAGAAGTAA
- a CDS encoding C69 family dipeptidase produces MKQLSACTSVLVGKAASVDGSTMIARNDDTFLPLTPQRFTVVPAYQQAGREWHSGQNGLRMPLPDTGYRYLATPNADVDRAGVYAESGFNEKNVAMSATESVYGNPRALSHDPWVQNGIAEDSLQSVVLPYIDTAKAGVQYLGNLLKQYGSPEGNGVLFADANEVWYMEIVTGHHWVAQRIPDDCYAVVANQVAIQEVDFDDSDQFLHSEGIEEFVRRYHLNPAEEGFNFRRIFGTSNEKDRHYNTPRVWYGQKLFNPEIEQSPVSNDLPFIRKASRKLTVMDVEAVLSSHYNETEYDPLGNGPSELKTKFRPVAMNRTQNSHVLQFRNDAENPQWAAIMWLNFGVPAFSPYVPFFANVAKTPASYDQTPLTMDDQSAYWMYRKLSMLAETHYPQFVQTVRDFKTEANQMFLTHLENTIYQARHLSEPQVPAFLERQNLSLTNEMYDRVHQLMNTLMSKGLTLSKLTYDMDRNL; encoded by the coding sequence ATGAAACAGTTGTCAGCATGTACGAGTGTTTTAGTCGGGAAAGCGGCGAGCGTTGATGGGTCAACCATGATTGCGAGAAACGACGATACCTTTTTACCGCTGACCCCCCAACGGTTTACGGTGGTGCCCGCTTACCAACAAGCGGGCCGCGAATGGCACTCAGGACAAAACGGGCTCCGGATGCCGTTACCGGACACCGGTTATCGGTATCTGGCGACTCCCAACGCGGACGTAGACCGCGCTGGCGTCTACGCAGAAAGCGGATTTAATGAAAAGAACGTTGCAATGAGTGCCACGGAAAGTGTTTACGGGAACCCCCGGGCCCTCTCACACGATCCTTGGGTTCAAAATGGAATTGCAGAGGATTCGTTGCAGTCGGTAGTCTTACCCTACATTGATACCGCGAAAGCCGGAGTTCAATACCTGGGAAACCTCTTAAAACAGTATGGGTCTCCGGAAGGAAACGGAGTTTTATTTGCGGATGCGAATGAGGTTTGGTACATGGAGATTGTGACTGGACACCACTGGGTCGCCCAGCGCATTCCAGATGATTGTTACGCCGTGGTGGCCAATCAGGTTGCGATTCAAGAAGTTGACTTTGATGATTCCGACCAGTTTTTACATTCGGAAGGGATTGAGGAGTTCGTTCGGCGCTACCATTTAAATCCAGCCGAGGAAGGATTCAACTTCCGGCGGATTTTTGGGACCAGTAACGAAAAGGACCGCCACTACAACACGCCCCGGGTTTGGTACGGACAAAAGTTATTTAACCCAGAAATTGAGCAATCTCCAGTCTCAAATGATTTGCCATTCATTCGCAAGGCAAGTCGGAAATTGACCGTGATGGACGTGGAAGCGGTGTTGAGTTCGCACTATAACGAAACGGAGTATGATCCGTTGGGGAACGGACCGAGCGAGTTGAAAACAAAGTTTCGGCCGGTTGCCATGAATCGGACCCAAAATTCACACGTGCTTCAGTTTCGAAACGATGCGGAAAATCCGCAGTGGGCTGCAATTATGTGGTTAAATTTTGGGGTACCGGCCTTTAGTCCCTACGTACCGTTTTTTGCGAACGTGGCTAAGACACCGGCTAGTTACGATCAGACCCCCCTGACGATGGATGATCAAAGCGCGTACTGGATGTATCGGAAGCTTTCGATGCTTGCGGAAACGCACTATCCACAGTTTGTTCAGACGGTGCGGGACTTTAAGACGGAAGCCAACCAAATGTTTTTGACGCACCTGGAAAATACGATTTATCAGGCGCGACATCTAAGCGAACCTCAAGTGCCAGCGTTTTTGGAGAGACAGAATCTGAGTTTAACGAACGAGATGTACGATCGGGTGCATCAACTGATGAATACGCTAATGTCAAAGGGACTAACCCTCTCTAAACTGACGTATGACATGGATCGCAATCTATAA
- a CDS encoding MucBP domain-containing protein: protein MFKFLQNLFRSKPATPHQTEPTPEPEPAPTPETEKTGSVPVPNPQPATPPLPEREAEVLVQFNTNQGETLRPAVIMKTKLGAYLSLHIPVIQNYTFITLTGLTTRVTSVQQVVQLIYAPTKAAPVAIYCFDYDTNRLLGAPQFIDGNRDEPYHIELPHLPGYQLHFLAGDRDGIFTDITQTLVAYYRHDNWRLVQPVYYRVRIKHRTAVYPEPRVANPYPEALPAGSVWKVFKEVQVHHHTWLSLGGNEWIQATVATQLPENK from the coding sequence ATGTTCAAATTCTTGCAGAATCTATTTCGATCAAAACCCGCAACTCCGCATCAAACAGAGCCCACACCGGAACCGGAACCGGCACCGACTCCAGAAACGGAGAAAACTGGCAGCGTACCCGTTCCCAATCCCCAACCGGCAACGCCCCCGCTCCCGGAGCGCGAAGCAGAGGTGCTCGTTCAATTCAATACTAACCAGGGCGAGACCCTGCGGCCGGCCGTAATCATGAAGACCAAGCTCGGCGCCTATCTGTCCCTACACATCCCGGTTATTCAAAACTACACCTTCATCACCCTGACCGGGCTTACAACCAGAGTCACCAGTGTCCAACAGGTGGTCCAATTAATTTATGCGCCCACGAAAGCGGCCCCGGTGGCAATCTATTGCTTTGACTACGACACCAACCGCTTGTTAGGTGCGCCCCAATTTATCGATGGGAACCGTGACGAACCCTATCACATCGAACTCCCCCACTTACCGGGCTACCAACTGCACTTTCTAGCGGGAGACCGGGACGGAATCTTTACAGATATAACCCAAACCTTAGTCGCCTACTACCGCCACGACAATTGGCGGCTAGTGCAACCCGTTTACTATCGCGTCCGGATTAAGCATCGTACGGCGGTCTACCCTGAGCCCCGCGTTGCTAATCCCTATCCCGAAGCTCTGCCCGCCGGCTCCGTTTGGAAGGTCTTCAAGGAAGTCCAAGTGCACCACCATACCTGGTTATCACTGGGAGGTAACGAATGGATTCAGGCCACCGTTGCCACCCAACTTCCAGAAAATAAATAA
- a CDS encoding phosphocarrier protein HPr, producing MEKRQFKITAETGIHARPATFLVQTASKFDSNITLEYEDKTVNLKSIMGVMSLGVGQNAVITITADGDDAKDALEAIAKTMKDEGLIE from the coding sequence ATGGAAAAACGTCAATTTAAGATCACTGCGGAAACTGGGATTCATGCTCGTCCAGCAACTTTTTTGGTTCAAACGGCTAGTAAGTTTGACTCAAACATTACGTTGGAATACGAAGACAAGACGGTTAACTTAAAGTCAATCATGGGGGTTATGTCACTCGGGGTCGGCCAAAACGCGGTTATTACAATTACTGCTGATGGTGATGATGCGAAGGATGCCCTGGAAGCAATCGCAAAGACCATGAAGGATGAAGGCTTAATCGAATAG
- a CDS encoding ATP-dependent Clp protease ATP-binding subunit has translation MEGQQGAYGFGNLDDLIRSMQGSNQNGAAGTQGSNGNNGQKGILATYGTDLTKLARTGKLDPVIGRDEQTARAIEVLNRRSKNNPVLIGEAGVGKTAIVEGLAQKIADGTVPQKLQSKRIIQIDMVSIIQGTGIRGQFEKKMQQLIKEVKADPNIILFIDEIHEIMGAGNSEGGLDAGNVLKPSLARGDFQLIGSTTLKEYRDIEKDSALARRFQPIMVNEPSPEQTVKILKGLQKNYEDYHLVHYTDQAIEAAVNLSNRYINDRYLPDKAIDLLDETGSRKNLTLNIIDPKAIEKEIAQAERQKEAALHKEDYEQAAFYRDQEKQLEAQRDKGARNYNTNNNTVTEKDMQQVVEEITDIPVGDLEEQEKAQLKQLDHKLEEHVIGQNEAVNQVAKAIQRNRIGFNKSGRPIGSFLFVGPTGVGKTELAKQLANQLFGSKDALIRFDMSEYREPQSVAKLIGAAPGYVGYDEAGQLTEKVRRHPYSLILFDEIEKAHPDVLHTFLQVLDDGRLTDSQGRTVSFKDTVIIMTSNAGSNAESNVGFGAAAHGKTHSVLNKLGAYFKPEFLNRFDGIVEFNQLQKSDLLKIVDLMLDDMNQNLQTAGINVAVTQPAKQQLVELGYDPAMGARPLRRVIQDQIEDPTASYLLDHPDAKKLVADVDDQHQLHVSAQ, from the coding sequence ATGGAAGGACAACAAGGTGCATACGGATTTGGAAATCTAGACGATTTAATTCGCTCCATGCAAGGAAGTAATCAAAACGGGGCTGCCGGAACGCAAGGTTCCAACGGCAACAACGGTCAAAAAGGCATTTTAGCAACTTACGGAACCGATTTAACCAAACTAGCACGGACGGGAAAACTCGATCCTGTCATCGGAAGAGACGAACAAACGGCCCGGGCCATTGAGGTCTTAAACCGGCGGTCCAAAAATAACCCCGTGTTAATTGGGGAAGCCGGAGTCGGGAAAACGGCGATTGTCGAAGGACTCGCGCAAAAAATTGCCGATGGAACGGTCCCCCAAAAATTACAAAGCAAACGGATCATTCAAATTGACATGGTTTCAATCATTCAAGGAACCGGGATTCGGGGTCAATTTGAAAAAAAGATGCAACAACTCATTAAGGAAGTTAAGGCTGATCCAAACATCATCCTCTTCATTGATGAAATTCACGAAATCATGGGCGCTGGCAATTCTGAAGGCGGTCTCGATGCCGGGAACGTGTTAAAACCATCACTGGCCCGGGGGGACTTCCAATTAATTGGTTCCACCACCCTGAAAGAATACCGGGACATTGAAAAGGATTCGGCATTGGCACGCCGGTTCCAGCCCATCATGGTGAACGAACCGAGTCCAGAGCAAACCGTAAAAATTTTGAAGGGCTTGCAAAAGAACTACGAGGACTATCACCTCGTTCACTATACCGATCAAGCCATTGAAGCAGCAGTTAATCTTTCGAACCGCTACATCAATGACCGGTATCTCCCGGATAAGGCCATTGATTTACTCGATGAAACCGGATCACGGAAGAACCTGACCCTCAACATTATCGATCCGAAGGCCATTGAAAAAGAGATTGCCCAGGCCGAACGCCAAAAGGAAGCGGCCCTCCACAAGGAAGATTATGAACAAGCTGCTTTCTACCGCGACCAGGAAAAACAACTAGAAGCCCAACGGGACAAAGGGGCTCGTAACTACAACACCAATAACAACACGGTCACAGAAAAAGACATGCAACAAGTGGTTGAAGAAATTACCGACATCCCGGTTGGTGACTTAGAGGAACAAGAAAAGGCGCAACTAAAACAACTAGACCACAAGCTTGAAGAACACGTGATTGGCCAAAACGAGGCGGTGAACCAAGTTGCCAAAGCCATTCAGCGGAATCGGATTGGCTTTAATAAGTCTGGCCGTCCAATTGGCTCCTTCCTGTTCGTCGGTCCAACCGGAGTGGGAAAAACTGAGCTAGCTAAGCAGTTAGCAAACCAACTCTTTGGCTCCAAGGATGCCTTGATTCGGTTCGACATGTCTGAATACCGAGAACCCCAGTCCGTCGCAAAGCTAATCGGAGCAGCCCCCGGCTACGTTGGCTACGACGAAGCTGGTCAGTTAACCGAAAAGGTGCGGCGCCATCCTTACAGCCTGATCCTCTTCGATGAAATTGAAAAAGCTCATCCCGATGTTTTACACACCTTCTTACAGGTGCTTGATGACGGTCGCTTAACCGATTCGCAAGGCCGAACGGTTTCCTTTAAGGATACGGTCATCATCATGACTAGTAACGCCGGTTCGAACGCAGAATCAAACGTTGGGTTCGGGGCAGCCGCCCACGGCAAGACCCACTCGGTCCTCAACAAGTTAGGCGCCTACTTCAAACCCGAATTTCTGAACCGGTTTGATGGCATCGTCGAGTTTAACCAACTGCAAAAATCAGATCTGCTCAAGATTGTTGATTTAATGCTCGATGACATGAACCAAAACTTGCAAACCGCTGGCATCAACGTGGCGGTAACCCAACCAGCTAAGCAACAATTAGTTGAACTTGGTTACGATCCAGCCATGGGTGCCCGGCCCTTACGGCGGGTCATTCAAGACCAAATTGAAGATCCGACGGCTAGTTACCTGTTAGATCATCCCGATGCTAAGAAACTAGTAGCAGACGTTGATGACCAACACCAGCTTCACGTTTCAGCCCAATAA
- a CDS encoding LTA synthase family protein: protein MTAFLKRIRQFFNTTIGFYCLVVFLFWLKTYYCYKTDFTLGVSGGMQEFLLAVNPIPSAMLLFGIALYFRGKLSYWLMLIIDFLQSTWIFANILYYREFSDFLSMGIIQGTGNVQNNLGKSFLEILKPTDFIVYVDIVILILLLLFRVIKISKKPLKLRYAVGITILSLVLMFAEYNVANADRSGLLTRTFDNNYIVKYLGLNEYAAFSAYQTHQESTTRSKAKATDLKSVQKFVKNNYASPNVSYYGKEKGKNVFIIHLESFQQFLIDYKVNGKEVTPNINKFYHDQHTLSFDNFYHQVAQGKTSDAEMMLENSLYGLPQGSAMVTYGGQNTYQAAPSILDQKGYTTAAFHGDVPTFWNRNNTYKSWGYDYFFSEAYYKNKPNYNIGYGMKDKIFFKQSIPYIQQLPQPFYAKLITLTNHYPYEIDKQNTDFPAATTGDSTVDPYVQTAHYLDQAFGEFEAYLQKSGLAKNSVVVLYGDHYGISNNHRPAIAKLLNKKSVNKYDLAQFQKVPFMINGANIQGGIDHTYGGEIDVLPTLLHLLGVNNQNMIQFGQDLTSKDNNQIVPFRNGDFVSPKYTKVGSTVYDTKTGTELRPNGEQKQEIAKMQDYVNGALSNSDKVVYGDLLRFHKIKGYHDVNKKAFNYSKKPALKKLKQTDEKEKTDLVDQNGGKSTVSDFQTDAPELK from the coding sequence ATGACTGCTTTTTTGAAACGAATCCGCCAATTTTTTAATACAACGATTGGGTTTTATTGCCTAGTTGTATTTCTTTTTTGGCTAAAAACCTATTATTGTTATAAGACGGACTTTACGCTGGGGGTTTCCGGGGGGATGCAGGAATTCTTGCTGGCCGTCAATCCCATCCCGTCAGCAATGCTGTTGTTTGGGATTGCCCTGTATTTTCGGGGCAAGCTCTCCTACTGGCTGATGCTGATCATCGACTTTTTACAGTCAACGTGGATTTTTGCAAACATCCTGTACTACCGGGAGTTTTCCGACTTCTTATCGATGGGGATTATTCAGGGGACGGGAAACGTCCAGAATAACTTGGGGAAGAGTTTTTTAGAAATTCTGAAACCCACCGACTTCATTGTGTACGTTGACATCGTGATTTTGATCCTGTTATTGCTCTTCCGGGTCATTAAAATTAGTAAGAAGCCCCTCAAATTACGGTATGCCGTGGGGATTACCATTTTGTCATTGGTACTGATGTTTGCAGAATACAACGTGGCAAATGCCGACCGGTCGGGTCTGTTAACTCGGACCTTTGACAATAACTACATCGTTAAGTACCTCGGTTTGAACGAGTATGCGGCCTTTAGCGCTTACCAAACGCACCAAGAGTCAACGACTAGGTCAAAGGCCAAGGCCACTGATTTAAAGAGCGTGCAAAAGTTCGTAAAGAATAACTATGCTAGTCCGAACGTTAGTTACTACGGTAAGGAAAAGGGGAAGAACGTCTTCATCATTCACCTGGAAAGTTTCCAGCAGTTTTTAATTGATTATAAGGTGAATGGTAAGGAAGTAACTCCGAACATCAACAAGTTTTATCACGATCAACACACCTTGTCGTTTGATAATTTCTACCACCAGGTGGCCCAGGGGAAAACTTCTGATGCTGAGATGATGTTAGAAAATTCATTGTACGGACTGCCCCAGGGTTCGGCAATGGTTACCTATGGGGGTCAGAATACCTACCAGGCTGCGCCGTCAATTCTAGACCAAAAGGGATACACAACGGCAGCCTTCCATGGGGATGTTCCGACCTTCTGGAACCGGAATAATACCTATAAATCATGGGGATACGATTACTTCTTTAGTGAGGCATACTATAAGAACAAGCCAAACTACAACATTGGGTACGGAATGAAGGATAAAATCTTCTTCAAGCAAAGCATTCCGTACATTCAGCAACTTCCACAACCATTTTATGCGAAGTTAATTACCCTCACGAATCATTATCCGTATGAAATTGACAAACAAAACACAGACTTTCCCGCCGCAACGACGGGCGATAGTACCGTGGATCCTTACGTTCAAACCGCGCACTACCTGGATCAAGCGTTTGGGGAGTTTGAAGCCTACTTACAAAAGAGTGGCTTAGCGAAAAATAGTGTGGTGGTTCTGTATGGGGACCACTACGGAATCTCTAATAACCACCGGCCAGCGATTGCTAAGCTCCTGAATAAGAAGAGTGTGAATAAGTATGACCTGGCCCAGTTCCAAAAGGTGCCGTTTATGATTAACGGTGCCAACATTCAAGGGGGCATTGACCACACTTACGGAGGAGAAATTGATGTCCTGCCAACCCTGTTGCACTTATTAGGGGTTAATAACCAAAACATGATCCAATTTGGTCAGGACCTTACCAGTAAGGATAATAACCAGATTGTGCCGTTCCGAAATGGTGACTTTGTCAGTCCGAAGTACACCAAGGTTGGCTCAACCGTGTATGACACCAAAACGGGAACGGAATTACGACCGAATGGGGAACAGAAACAAGAAATTGCCAAGATGCAAGACTATGTAAATGGCGCGTTATCAAACTCAGATAAGGTTGTTTATGGTGACTTATTGCGGTTCCATAAAATTAAGGGTTATCACGACGTCAATAAGAAGGCCTTTAATTACAGCAAGAAACCAGCGTTAAAGAAACTGAAACAAACCGATGAGAAAGAAAAGACCGATTTAGTTGACCAAAACGGTGGTAAATCGACCGTGTCTGATTTTCAAACGGACGCACCAGAGCTTAAATAG
- a CDS encoding lysylphosphatidylglycerol synthase transmembrane domain-containing protein: MSRSNKISLLIMLAIGVLISWYAVRDIQFSVLIHDLSSINPGWLLVALGCILLYFFLEAVVTYVLVKSSTPNFSFRNAIRVPLVEQLFNGITPFSSGGQPAQLVVLLQAGVDGGKASSALLMKFVVYQAMIVLNFVVSLLIGFHYLIDTVHSLAIFVLFGFLIHVVVIVGLLMIMYWYSMTKRVINWCFKIVSWFVSEQKYQAWKQTLNEKIDNFHYESVRIAHEWKLMGKVCGLTFLQLFFYYLIPYFVMLALGYYNANVVMVTSLDVLIFLVISIFPIPGGAGGAEYSFEKLFGSYIHSSSKLALAMILWRLLTYYLGLVLGLVALIVKPKPAKVKHD, translated from the coding sequence ATGTCGAGAAGTAATAAAATTTCACTACTGATCATGCTCGCCATTGGTGTACTGATTTCCTGGTACGCAGTGCGTGACATTCAATTTAGCGTTTTAATTCATGATCTTTCATCAATTAATCCCGGGTGGTTGTTAGTAGCGCTCGGATGTATTTTGCTCTACTTTTTCTTGGAGGCGGTGGTAACTTACGTCCTCGTGAAAAGTAGTACCCCGAACTTTTCGTTTCGCAATGCGATTCGGGTCCCCTTGGTAGAACAACTCTTTAACGGCATCACGCCGTTTTCTTCTGGCGGGCAACCGGCTCAGCTAGTAGTGCTCTTACAAGCCGGCGTGGACGGAGGGAAGGCTAGTTCCGCTTTACTGATGAAGTTCGTGGTTTATCAAGCCATGATCGTGCTGAACTTTGTTGTCAGTCTACTCATTGGGTTTCACTACCTCATCGACACGGTGCACTCGTTGGCCATCTTTGTGTTGTTTGGATTTTTAATCCACGTGGTGGTGATTGTCGGCCTGCTAATGATTATGTACTGGTATTCAATGACCAAAAGGGTGATTAACTGGTGTTTTAAAATCGTTAGCTGGTTTGTAAGCGAACAAAAGTACCAAGCTTGGAAGCAAACGTTGAACGAAAAAATTGATAATTTTCACTATGAAAGTGTGCGGATCGCCCACGAATGGAAGCTGATGGGGAAGGTTTGTGGATTAACCTTTCTCCAGCTGTTCTTTTATTACCTAATTCCTTACTTTGTGATGCTTGCGTTGGGCTATTACAATGCAAACGTGGTGATGGTGACCAGTTTAGACGTTCTGATTTTCCTAGTGATTTCGATCTTTCCAATTCCCGGTGGGGCTGGGGGTGCTGAATACAGCTTTGAAAAGTTGTTTGGCAGTTATATCCACAGTTCCAGTAAGCTGGCGCTTGCCATGATTCTGTGGCGCTTGTTGACTTATTATTTAGGGTTAGTCTTAGGACTCGTAGCGTTGATTGTTAAGCCGAAACCGGCCAAAGTTAAACATGATTAA